The proteins below are encoded in one region of Flammeovirga kamogawensis:
- a CDS encoding ABC transporter permease: MLISFLQEPLENLSSHKVRNVTTGLGVSWGLLILILLLGGGEGLYKGIQKLFSGYSKNSVWVYGGQTSMVYNGEPEGKNITFTDAYLTSLQLKYNEIEQLALEVNKNGFTKISYLNKHIQCNLKGVNNDFFDLKNLPLKRGRYFNPLDETQKRNVCIVGGYSQESLFKNEKGIGKEIYIDNVPFVIIGELDNDNLFSQNETRNIFIPLETFQSIFEKKEAFFSFGISLSSAVESDFVDKELKPHFSKTLRFDEKDTNALFLLEAKEQKKSFDDLFKYLNFFLWGVGISLLLSGMISICNMMVLAIKERTKELGIRKALGASPRELLIMIVTESTLLTLFSGVIGILLGVIIIEILNYFIFHSTESKIIEGLEVNPLIIFLAFILLLISGVIAGFIPAKKAMDLTVVNALNEKN; encoded by the coding sequence ATGCTAATATCATTCTTACAAGAACCTTTAGAAAACCTTTCTTCACATAAAGTACGTAATGTAACAACTGGTTTAGGCGTGTCCTGGGGGTTGTTGATATTAATATTACTTTTAGGCGGTGGAGAAGGGTTATACAAAGGTATCCAAAAACTCTTTTCAGGTTATTCTAAGAATTCTGTTTGGGTATATGGCGGACAAACTTCGATGGTTTATAATGGAGAACCGGAAGGTAAAAATATCACTTTTACAGATGCATATTTAACATCACTTCAATTAAAGTACAATGAAATAGAACAACTTGCTTTAGAAGTAAATAAAAACGGATTTACAAAAATATCATATCTCAATAAGCATATACAATGTAATTTGAAAGGTGTAAACAATGATTTCTTTGATCTTAAAAACCTACCATTAAAAAGAGGTAGGTATTTCAATCCGTTAGATGAAACACAAAAACGAAATGTTTGCATTGTTGGAGGGTATTCTCAAGAATCGTTATTCAAAAATGAAAAAGGAATAGGAAAAGAAATCTATATAGACAATGTACCTTTTGTAATTATAGGTGAATTGGATAATGATAATTTATTTTCTCAAAATGAAACAAGAAATATCTTTATTCCTTTAGAAACTTTTCAAAGTATTTTTGAAAAAAAAGAAGCATTTTTTTCATTTGGTATTTCATTATCAAGTGCTGTTGAAAGTGATTTTGTTGATAAAGAATTAAAACCTCATTTTTCTAAGACTTTAAGGTTTGATGAAAAAGATACCAATGCTCTCTTCTTACTAGAAGCTAAAGAACAAAAAAAATCTTTTGATGACCTTTTTAAATACCTTAACTTTTTTTTATGGGGAGTAGGAATATCATTACTATTAAGTGGAATGATTAGTATTTGTAATATGATGGTATTAGCTATCAAAGAACGAACAAAGGAATTAGGAATACGAAAAGCATTGGGAGCATCACCAAGAGAATTGTTGATAATGATTGTGACAGAATCCACTTTACTTACACTTTTTTCTGGTGTAATTGGGATATTGTTAGGGGTTATTATAATTGAAATTTTAAATTATTTCATTTTTCATTCTACTGAAAGTAAGATTATAGAAGGGTTAGAAGTAAACCCATTAATTATATTTTTAGCTTTTATATTGTTACTTATTTCAGGTGTTATTGCTGGATTTATTCCTGCAAAAAAGGCTATGGATTTAACAGTAGTGAATGCATTAAATGAAAAAAATTAA
- a CDS encoding arylsulfatase produces MKRLLLFSLLAFLVSCKTSKNETTKNEKVSQPNIILIMADDMGFSDLGFMGSGINTPNIDRLANNGMVFNNFYNAGRCCPTRATLLTGLYAHNADLGWMTASDFGRPGYRGAISKNSVTIAQVLKSAGYANYITGKWHVTYDNNMTANADNSNWPLQRGFDDYYGILAGGGGYYDPNTLTKGNEIIAPSDDFYLTEAINTSTIDILDKHYATKKDQPYFFYVAHYAPHRPLHALKEDIKKYKGKFSKGWDHFRKQRYDVMKKSSLADAWALSDRPKDIPAWDSLSDEEKAKWEVYMEVYAAQIDRMDQGIGQIVNYLEEKGELDNTIIMFLSDNGGNAEPQGKDIPFDKMTDIGGKTFNQSYRKNWANMSNTPFRLYKSSNHEGGISTPLIVHWPEKIKQAGITNQQGHVLDLMPTFMELAGANYPKNHEGNYIKPYQGKSFVSALEGTSTERGAMFFEHQADRAIIDGQWKLVALKANKPPYKGKWKLYNLSKDRAEEHNLIDEYPEIAEKLKKQWNNWATDNNVLPLDGRGWNKRVKSDINSPQKI; encoded by the coding sequence ATGAAACGATTATTACTTTTTAGCCTATTAGCATTTTTAGTCTCTTGTAAAACATCAAAAAATGAGACAACTAAAAACGAGAAAGTTAGTCAGCCGAATATTATATTGATTATGGCAGACGATATGGGTTTTTCAGATTTAGGATTTATGGGATCGGGTATTAACACACCAAACATAGACCGATTAGCAAATAACGGAATGGTGTTTAATAACTTTTATAATGCCGGAAGATGTTGCCCTACAAGAGCAACTTTACTAACAGGTTTGTATGCACATAATGCCGACCTTGGTTGGATGACTGCTTCAGATTTTGGGAGACCAGGTTATAGAGGTGCCATCAGTAAAAATAGTGTAACAATTGCACAGGTTCTAAAAAGTGCTGGATATGCCAATTATATCACAGGAAAGTGGCATGTTACTTACGATAATAATATGACAGCCAATGCAGATAATTCAAATTGGCCATTGCAAAGAGGATTTGATGATTACTATGGTATTCTTGCTGGTGGTGGCGGATATTATGATCCAAATACACTAACAAAGGGAAACGAAATTATTGCTCCGTCAGATGATTTTTATCTTACTGAAGCAATCAATACATCAACTATAGATATTCTAGATAAACATTATGCTACTAAAAAAGACCAACCCTATTTCTTTTATGTAGCACATTATGCACCGCATAGACCGCTACATGCATTAAAAGAAGACATAAAAAAGTATAAAGGAAAATTTAGTAAAGGATGGGATCACTTTCGTAAGCAACGTTATGATGTAATGAAAAAAAGTAGTCTTGCAGATGCTTGGGCTTTAAGCGATCGTCCAAAAGATATTCCTGCTTGGGATTCGTTATCTGATGAGGAGAAAGCAAAATGGGAAGTGTATATGGAAGTCTATGCCGCACAAATTGATAGAATGGATCAAGGAATTGGTCAGATTGTCAATTATTTAGAGGAGAAAGGAGAGCTAGATAACACTATAATTATGTTCTTATCTGATAATGGAGGAAATGCAGAACCTCAGGGTAAAGATATTCCTTTTGATAAAATGACAGATATTGGTGGGAAAACATTCAACCAGAGCTATAGAAAAAATTGGGCAAACATGAGTAATACTCCTTTCAGGTTATACAAAAGTTCTAACCATGAAGGAGGAATTAGTACGCCATTGATTGTTCATTGGCCAGAGAAAATAAAACAGGCAGGTATTACAAATCAACAGGGCCATGTACTAGATTTAATGCCCACATTTATGGAATTGGCAGGAGCAAATTATCCTAAAAACCATGAAGGAAATTATATCAAACCTTATCAAGGCAAAAGCTTTGTAAGTGCATTAGAAGGAACTTCAACAGAAAGGGGAGCAATGTTTTTTGAGCATCAAGCAGATAGAGCAATTATTGATGGGCAATGGAAATTAGTTGCTTTAAAGGCGAACAAACCTCCTTATAAAGGAAAATGGAAGCTCTATAATTTATCAAAAGATAGAGCAGAAGAACATAATTTAATTGATGAGTATCCAGAAATTGCAGAAAAATTAAAGAAGCAATGGAATAACTGGGCCACTGATAATAATGTATTACCTCTAGATGGTAGAGGTTGGAATAAAAGAGTGAAGAGCGATATCAACTCTCCTCAAAAAATATAA
- a CDS encoding efflux RND transporter periplasmic adaptor subunit, with protein MKSKAIIFLIVFIGVLSAFAFKKNQKEDRLKNKGIHPYYSIIKHERKLSGYIEPMKEIHLKPQISGVIEKIYIRPGHHVKVGDLVATLKVIIDPLSLEDAENRMRLVKDNYNLAKADLERNKKLFQAGAISESTFQKIENEEKKYRQELYSIKRKIQLIKKGHIDGEKQVSNHVYSTISGVVLDIPFKEGSYVIETNTFNEGSTIATVADMNKMLFKGLISENDIQYLKEGMHFPIFIGATGNQVFDAILTYISPKGKLINGISKFEFEALIQYEQNQKLVIRSGYSAIANILIEETDSVLAIKEEMLFFDEKDQTFVYLNIEGEKEKRYVEVGVSNGIEIEIKNGLTETSLLRL; from the coding sequence ATGAAAAGTAAAGCAATAATTTTTTTAATTGTATTTATTGGGGTATTATCTGCTTTTGCATTTAAAAAAAATCAGAAAGAAGATAGGTTGAAAAATAAAGGCATTCATCCTTATTATTCAATTATTAAACATGAAAGAAAACTTTCTGGATATATTGAACCGATGAAAGAAATACACCTTAAACCACAAATTTCGGGTGTAATAGAAAAAATATATATACGTCCTGGTCATCATGTAAAGGTAGGAGATTTAGTGGCAACTCTAAAAGTTATTATAGATCCACTATCATTGGAAGATGCAGAAAATAGAATGAGACTTGTTAAAGATAATTATAATCTAGCCAAAGCAGATTTAGAAAGAAATAAGAAGTTATTTCAAGCTGGAGCTATATCAGAAAGTACTTTTCAAAAAATTGAAAATGAGGAAAAAAAATATAGACAAGAGCTTTATTCAATCAAAAGGAAAATACAATTAATTAAGAAGGGACATATTGATGGTGAAAAGCAAGTTTCAAACCATGTGTATTCTACAATTTCTGGAGTAGTGTTAGATATTCCATTTAAGGAGGGAAGTTATGTAATTGAAACAAATACGTTCAATGAAGGAAGTACTATAGCTACTGTAGCAGATATGAATAAAATGTTATTTAAAGGGTTAATTTCAGAAAATGATATTCAATATCTAAAAGAAGGAATGCATTTTCCAATTTTTATAGGTGCTACTGGAAACCAAGTATTTGATGCCATTTTAACTTATATATCACCAAAAGGTAAATTAATAAATGGTATTTCTAAATTTGAATTCGAAGCTTTAATCCAATATGAACAAAATCAAAAACTTGTTATTAGATCTGGGTATTCTGCTATTGCGAATATCTTAATTGAAGAAACTGATTCGGTTTTAGCAATTAAGGAAGAAATGTTATTCTTCGATGAAAAAGATCAAACTTTTGTATACTTAAACATAGAAGGGGAAAAAGAAAAAAGATATGTTGAAGTAGGAGTATCTAATGGAATAGAAATAGAAATAAAGAATGGATTAACTGAAACGTCATTATTAAGATTATGA
- a CDS encoding glycosyltransferase: MLTIALRIFPQESHHNATFKFAEELQKMGHKLIYIGTEHIKNLIIENGFEFYEIDQKDDIIEKPVNRKAEKNKYRYYLKLLSTLSIERESMKKVGKEILSKDFFSKIIEDLNPNLYLVDSVYKANILPLLEKNMPVALVETTVSTIRTKNKPPLSSSIVPKINNKWSNVKVSCSWILHNIRQKRMNLLMTSFEKSIKEYIDRSSLDKSILDKKRYKFLGYHTVPEINTTFLEFDFPHEKKENHFYVAPNQLMKRKNLIYDYMFDRVIEMHCKTNNKLVFCSFGTMAWRYYGHEQFLEKLTQAFKKIKEVTFLVCVEDENQRLKLREMIDNESIYFFRRVPQVDLLEKGIDLMIGHGGVNSINECILTKTPMLIYPGSKELDQVGNASRVVFHGLGMRGTYSDSERKIINKVNFLLSDKSFLLSLKNLNKNISKSNKYTSVGDLISKLIPSN, encoded by the coding sequence ATGTTAACTATTGCACTAAGAATTTTTCCTCAAGAAAGTCATCATAATGCAACATTCAAATTCGCTGAAGAATTACAAAAGATGGGGCATAAATTGATTTATATAGGAACTGAACATATTAAAAATTTAATTATTGAAAATGGTTTTGAGTTTTATGAAATAGATCAAAAGGATGATATTATAGAAAAACCAGTGAATCGAAAAGCTGAAAAAAATAAATATAGATATTACCTAAAGTTGTTATCTACTTTGTCTATTGAGCGTGAATCAATGAAAAAGGTTGGCAAGGAAATACTAAGTAAAGATTTTTTTTCAAAAATAATTGAAGATTTAAATCCAAACCTTTATTTAGTAGACTCTGTTTATAAAGCCAATATATTACCATTATTGGAAAAAAATATGCCAGTAGCTTTAGTGGAGACTACAGTTTCTACTATTAGAACAAAGAATAAACCACCTTTATCTTCTTCTATAGTTCCAAAAATTAATAATAAATGGTCGAATGTAAAGGTTAGTTGTAGCTGGATCTTACATAATATAAGACAGAAAAGAATGAATTTATTAATGACTTCTTTTGAGAAATCAATTAAGGAATATATAGATAGAAGTTCTCTAGATAAAAGTATTTTAGACAAGAAACGCTATAAATTTCTTGGATATCATACAGTACCAGAGATTAATACTACCTTTTTAGAATTTGATTTTCCTCATGAGAAAAAAGAAAACCACTTCTATGTTGCTCCAAATCAATTAATGAAAAGAAAAAATCTCATTTATGATTATATGTTTGATAGGGTGATAGAAATGCATTGTAAAACAAATAATAAACTTGTCTTTTGTTCTTTTGGTACGATGGCATGGAGATATTATGGGCATGAGCAGTTTTTAGAGAAACTCACTCAAGCTTTTAAAAAAATAAAGGAAGTAACTTTTTTAGTTTGTGTTGAAGATGAAAATCAAAGATTAAAATTAAGGGAAATGATAGATAACGAATCAATTTATTTTTTTAGACGTGTACCACAGGTAGACTTATTAGAAAAGGGAATCGATCTTATGATAGGTCATGGTGGTGTGAATTCTATAAATGAATGTATTTTAACGAAAACACCAATGCTTATCTACCCAGGGAGTAAAGAATTAGATCAAGTGGGAAATGCATCTAGAGTAGTTTTTCATGGATTAGGAATGAGAGGTACATATTCAGATAGTGAGAGAAAAATAATTAATAAAGTTAACTTTTTACTCAGTGATAAATCATTCTTACTGAGTTTGAAAAACCTTAATAAGAATATTAGTAAAAGTAATAAATATACATCTGTAGGTGATTTAATTTCTAAGCTAATACCATCAAATTGA
- a CDS encoding ABC transporter ATP-binding protein: MIILDGVYKSYQTNDIKNEVLKNISLKVGRSEFVAIMGSSGSGKSTLLNIIGLLDNLDSGYLSLNGLECMDLNETEKAKLRNELMGFVFQSFHLLPHKTVLKNIELALFYQKVKSKERTLKAKDVLQKVGLLEKADSLPNELSGGQKQRVAIARALVTNPPIIFADEPTGALDSKTSHEIMNLLKGINTSGKTILMITHDKTIAGYADKIIHLADGHILI; this comes from the coding sequence ATGATTATTCTAGATGGTGTTTATAAGTCTTATCAAACTAATGATATTAAGAATGAAGTGTTAAAAAATATTTCACTTAAAGTAGGTCGATCTGAATTTGTTGCTATTATGGGTTCTTCTGGTTCTGGAAAATCAACTCTTTTAAATATCATTGGCTTATTAGATAACTTAGACTCAGGCTATTTATCATTAAATGGTTTAGAATGTATGGATTTAAACGAAACAGAAAAAGCAAAACTGAGAAATGAATTAATGGGGTTTGTGTTTCAATCATTTCATTTATTACCCCATAAAACCGTTCTTAAAAATATCGAATTAGCATTATTTTATCAAAAAGTAAAAAGCAAGGAAAGAACGCTAAAAGCAAAAGATGTTTTACAAAAAGTAGGTCTATTAGAAAAAGCAGATTCATTACCAAATGAATTATCAGGAGGTCAAAAACAGAGAGTGGCAATTGCTAGAGCTTTAGTTACAAACCCTCCAATTATATTTGCGGATGAACCAACAGGAGCCTTGGATTCTAAAACATCTCACGAAATTATGAATCTTTTAAAGGGAATTAATACTAGTGGTAAAACTATTTTAATGATCACACATGATAAAACAATAGCGGGGTATGCTGATAAAATAATTCACTTAGCAGATGGTCATATTTTAATATAA
- a CDS encoding ABC transporter ATP-binding protein has protein sequence MIKIKNLKKVYNSHKVLDILDIHINPGSIYTLIGKNGEGKSTLLNAILDLITIDEGLITINGKPVTNLTTIEKRNIGVLQDQLNLIEEVDAYTFLKYIAQIYKVPKEVIDKRIQDLLDLFFEDKNKSSLNQPILTYSTGMKKKIAFCAAVIHTPDLLILDEPFTGLDLVSANKLCLFLKKYINNERCIFISSHNINYIEKISTDIGILIDSKITFSGEYRQFITNQSLYDELLKWLNIDVEETQLNLDWL, from the coding sequence ATGATAAAAATAAAGAATTTAAAGAAAGTATATAATTCACATAAGGTACTAGATATATTAGATATTCATATAAATCCTGGGTCTATATATACTTTGATAGGCAAAAATGGTGAAGGAAAGTCAACTTTATTAAATGCGATATTGGATTTAATTACAATAGATGAAGGTCTTATTACTATTAATGGTAAACCTGTTACGAATTTAACAACTATAGAGAAAAGAAATATAGGTGTACTTCAAGATCAATTAAATTTAATAGAAGAAGTAGATGCCTACACATTTCTAAAATATATAGCTCAGATTTATAAAGTACCTAAAGAAGTTATTGATAAGAGAATACAAGATTTGTTAGACTTATTTTTTGAAGACAAAAACAAGTCATCATTAAATCAACCAATCTTAACTTATTCCACTGGTATGAAAAAGAAAATAGCTTTTTGTGCAGCTGTCATTCATACACCTGATTTATTGATATTAGATGAACCTTTTACTGGGTTAGATTTAGTTTCAGCCAATAAGCTGTGCTTATTTTTAAAGAAATATATCAATAATGAACGTTGCATATTTATCTCTTCTCACAATATCAATTATATTGAAAAAATAAGTACAGATATAGGAATATTAATTGATAGTAAGATTACATTTTCAGGAGAATATAGACAATTTATCACAAATCAATCACTTTATGATGAATTATTAAAATGGTTAAATATTGATGTAGAAGAAACTCAATTAAACTTGGATTGGTTATGA
- a CDS encoding peptidase domain-containing ABC transporter, producing the protein MMKEKYKLFEKYQVTQQGESDCGIACLLSIINYYDGVSIPLEELRAISGTTVTGTTLLGLYEAANNLGFNANGCKATIESLKEHDSPAILHVILNQHLQHYIVFYGYNSENNTFIIGDPARGIKVYTEEELSEVWISKTILVLEKTDKFQLNKNKKENRKKWFLDIIDEDKNYLISGGFLGVIIAVLGLSMSIFSQRLIDYILPSNDLTKLILSIGLLFILLSVRVLFTYVRGVLLSKHSKKFNSKVIHSFFSKLMYLPFSFFQQRKTGEMVARLNDSQRLQQVVTYFMTSVVIDFLLVFISLVYLCFFNIWIGLTVVVFIPVYVFVAFKYNKKVMDAQQEVMELYAHTESQYISTVQGIKTVKVNQKEAFFTVQTKQIYDEYQSRIFDFSKLQLKIGSFMESWNTVFSVALLGLGATIVFKEGLTTGEMMAILTVAMNITPSVIRVSLSNIEWNEAKVAFDRMYEFVKVEEEKQNLTLKIDEIDVIDFKEVSFRFPGKKELLSKLNFKVKNGEMIAVTGDSGSGKSTLFNILQKFQTISSGEIVVNETSLDLISNKNWRQYIGIVDQNIMLFPGTVIENITLSSEPENYEAAVNFCQKIGLHQLIMKLPQDYLTIVGENGINLSGGQKQLVALARALFKKPKVLLLDEFTSAMDSSIEKEVLEILKKEAKNRITILVSHHDELLHYVDKTYKIENNTMHTLALV; encoded by the coding sequence ATGATGAAGGAAAAATATAAATTGTTTGAAAAGTATCAGGTAACACAACAAGGCGAATCTGACTGTGGAATAGCCTGTTTACTTAGTATTATAAATTATTATGATGGAGTTTCTATTCCTTTAGAAGAACTGAGAGCCATAAGTGGAACGACAGTAACGGGAACAACCTTACTTGGTCTTTATGAGGCGGCAAATAATTTAGGTTTTAATGCCAATGGTTGTAAGGCGACGATTGAAAGTTTAAAAGAACATGATAGTCCTGCTATTTTACATGTTATTCTAAACCAACATCTACAACATTATATTGTTTTTTATGGTTATAATTCTGAAAATAATACTTTCATTATAGGTGACCCAGCTCGTGGTATTAAAGTTTATACAGAAGAAGAATTAAGTGAAGTTTGGATATCTAAAACAATTTTAGTGCTTGAAAAGACAGATAAATTTCAACTAAATAAAAATAAGAAGGAGAATAGGAAGAAATGGTTTTTAGATATTATTGATGAAGACAAGAATTACTTAATTTCAGGTGGTTTTTTAGGAGTAATCATCGCAGTATTAGGACTGTCAATGAGTATCTTTTCACAAAGATTAATTGATTATATACTCCCTTCTAATGATCTAACAAAATTAATATTATCAATAGGGCTGTTATTCATATTACTTTCAGTAAGGGTTTTGTTTACATATGTTAGAGGTGTTCTATTATCAAAACATTCAAAGAAATTTAACTCAAAAGTAATTCACTCTTTTTTTAGTAAATTAATGTATTTGCCATTCTCCTTTTTTCAACAAAGAAAAACAGGAGAAATGGTAGCAAGATTAAATGATTCGCAACGTTTACAACAAGTCGTTACGTATTTTATGACAAGTGTGGTAATTGACTTCTTACTTGTATTTATATCCTTAGTTTATCTATGCTTTTTTAATATTTGGATAGGATTAACTGTTGTAGTATTTATTCCGGTATATGTTTTTGTTGCTTTTAAATATAATAAAAAGGTAATGGATGCACAGCAAGAAGTCATGGAATTGTATGCTCATACGGAAAGTCAATATATTAGTACTGTTCAAGGAATAAAAACGGTAAAAGTGAACCAAAAAGAGGCATTTTTCACAGTTCAGACAAAACAAATATACGACGAGTATCAATCTAGAATTTTTGATTTTTCTAAACTTCAGTTAAAAATAGGAAGTTTTATGGAAAGTTGGAATACTGTATTTTCTGTCGCACTACTTGGTTTGGGGGCTACTATAGTATTTAAAGAAGGTTTGACAACTGGAGAAATGATGGCAATTCTTACAGTAGCTATGAATATTACACCTTCTGTTATCAGAGTTTCTTTATCAAATATAGAATGGAATGAAGCAAAGGTAGCGTTTGATAGAATGTATGAATTTGTAAAGGTTGAAGAGGAAAAACAAAATTTAACTTTAAAAATAGATGAAATTGATGTAATTGATTTCAAAGAGGTTAGTTTTAGATTTCCAGGTAAAAAAGAATTATTGTCAAAGCTGAATTTCAAAGTAAAGAACGGAGAAATGATTGCTGTGACAGGAGATAGTGGTTCAGGAAAAAGTACTTTATTTAATATACTTCAAAAATTTCAAACAATATCAAGTGGTGAAATTGTGGTAAATGAAACTTCTTTAGATTTAATTTCTAATAAGAATTGGAGGCAATATATTGGCATAGTAGACCAAAACATAATGTTATTTCCAGGTACTGTTATTGAAAATATTACACTAAGTTCTGAACCTGAGAATTATGAAGCAGCAGTAAATTTTTGTCAAAAAATTGGGTTACATCAACTAATCATGAAACTCCCTCAAGATTATTTAACTATTGTTGGTGAAAATGGGATAAACTTATCTGGTGGACAGAAGCAATTAGTAGCATTAGCAAGAGCTTTATTTAAAAAACCAAAAGTGTTATTACTTGATGAATTTACATCTGCAATGGACTCTTCTATTGAGAAAGAAGTTTTAGAGATTCTAAAAAAGGAAGCTAAAAATAGAATCACTATCCTAGTTTCTCACCATGATGAATTACTTCACTATGTTGATAAGACATATAAAATAGAAAATAATACAATGCATACTTTAGCATTGGTATAA
- a CDS encoding TolC family protein — MKYFYTTIFITLSILKLQAQNLSLNDAVQKALKSNFDINIERLNVEDASQLNTWGNAGRYPQAQLQIGNSAQFQYTDPASPFALEGKSNNNTLNAGLNLQWVLFNGFNVSLKKEQLNMLEKQASWKLTYQMEEQIELVIQAYYIVQYEKEKLKVLNRILSLSKDKLENSRLQNKVGSGSSFELARDETTFYTDSTNYIDQLLIWENSQRDLNYIMGVENIDMQYDLLDSLNITPKNFNFEQLYSTALENNTSLNRQKIVEYIQENTIRQKKNLKAPLLTADFGYSGNTNWYTADMPQLEGGFKQETNRGLGYGPNIGVTLSLPIYNGGKNNRQIQSAILQREKAFIERKKIETYLKNEFTKAFLAYHNEIKKEELSKKSLASADKNLLLSKEQLEQGTITTFEFRQVQNSYLNSSLNLFNSQLSLIQSQITLLRISGSLLDIK; from the coding sequence ATGAAATATTTTTATACCACTATATTTATTACTCTTTCAATCCTAAAATTACAAGCTCAAAATCTTTCTTTAAATGATGCGGTTCAAAAAGCTTTAAAAAGTAATTTTGATATAAACATTGAACGTTTGAATGTCGAGGATGCATCTCAATTAAATACTTGGGGTAATGCAGGGAGGTACCCTCAAGCTCAATTGCAAATCGGTAATTCTGCACAGTTTCAATATACAGATCCAGCATCTCCTTTTGCTTTAGAAGGAAAAAGTAATAATAACACATTAAATGCAGGTTTAAATTTACAATGGGTATTATTTAACGGCTTTAATGTTTCTTTGAAGAAAGAACAATTGAATATGTTAGAGAAACAGGCAAGTTGGAAATTAACATATCAGATGGAAGAACAAATTGAACTTGTTATTCAAGCATACTATATAGTTCAATATGAGAAAGAGAAACTAAAAGTTTTAAATCGTATTTTATCTCTATCTAAGGATAAATTAGAAAATTCACGTTTACAAAATAAAGTAGGCTCTGGAAGTAGCTTTGAATTAGCAAGAGATGAAACAACCTTTTATACTGATTCTACAAACTATATAGATCAATTATTAATTTGGGAAAATTCACAAAGAGATTTAAACTATATTATGGGTGTTGAAAATATTGATATGCAGTATGATTTGTTAGACTCATTGAATATAACCCCTAAAAATTTTAATTTTGAACAATTATATTCTACTGCTTTAGAAAATAATACGTCTTTAAACAGGCAAAAAATTGTTGAATATATTCAGGAAAATACAATTAGACAAAAGAAGAATTTAAAAGCACCTTTGTTAACAGCTGATTTTGGATATTCTGGAAACACAAATTGGTATACAGCTGATATGCCTCAGTTAGAAGGTGGTTTTAAACAAGAAACGAATAGAGGTTTAGGGTATGGACCAAATATAGGAGTTACATTATCCTTGCCTATATATAATGGCGGAAAAAATAATAGACAAATTCAATCTGCTATTTTACAAAGAGAAAAAGCTTTCATAGAAAGAAAAAAAATAGAAACTTATCTGAAAAATGAATTTACAAAAGCATTTTTAGCTTATCATAATGAGATAAAGAAAGAAGAGTTAAGTAAAAAAAGTTTAGCTTCAGCAGATAAAAATTTATTGTTAAGTAAAGAACAATTAGAGCAAGGAACGATAACAACATTTGAATTTAGACAAGTTCAAAATAGTTACCTTAATTCTTCATTAAATTTATTTAATTCACAGCTAAGTTTAATTCAATCCCAAATTACTTTGCTTAGAATCTCTGGGAGTTTATTAGATATCAAGTAA
- a CDS encoding peroxiredoxin family protein: MKNKKLIIIVSFLGVISFLTYSIIKTLKQKEEVENTIKKLPDFSFQSYLDTTEVITSEMYVNKKVIITFFNSTCHFCIDEIFLFQKNQQILEKEKIQVVLVSEEPVEVVLEFIEKSELDHLNFKFLRARENMFFQIFGSSSVPNSFLYNKEGKLIKNIKGLSKFTMITKSFEDDEGKI, from the coding sequence ATGAAAAATAAAAAACTTATAATAATTGTTTCTTTTTTAGGGGTTATTTCTTTCTTGACTTATAGCATAATCAAAACATTAAAACAAAAAGAAGAAGTAGAAAATACTATTAAAAAGTTACCTGACTTTTCTTTTCAATCATATTTAGATACAACAGAAGTAATTACTTCTGAAATGTATGTCAATAAAAAAGTGATAATTACATTTTTTAATTCTACATGTCATTTCTGTATTGATGAAATATTCCTATTTCAAAAGAATCAACAAATATTAGAAAAAGAAAAGATTCAAGTTGTGTTGGTCTCTGAAGAACCTGTTGAAGTAGTTTTGGAGTTTATTGAAAAAAGTGAATTGGATCATCTTAATTTTAAATTTTTAAGAGCAAGAGAAAATATGTTCTTTCAAATTTTTGGGTCTAGTTCAGTACCTAATTCATTTTTATACAATAAAGAAGGGAAGCTCATAAAAAATATTAAAGGGTTGTCAAAATTCACGATGATTACAAAAAGTTTTGAAGATGATGAAGGAAAAATATAA